One genomic window of Leptospira paudalimensis includes the following:
- a CDS encoding GGDEF domain-containing phosphodiesterase, with the protein MGSPISVLILENDSNSVFDIIREMKSNGLSPLYKVVESFGSFESTVMEEDWDAIICSTRKPFYLEISLYLKYLNEKKIDIPVILLSDPEDFQKNLQYMKSGVNDIIDRKTLLRLAEVLERERRELVYRKEKNTTESFLFQSLKEIQLQKFALDQANIVSITDANGIITYVNEAFSKCTGYLVTELLGQNHRILKSQNKTKDEWEKIWETIHKGHVWRGEILNTKKDGSGFWVDTTIVPFIGTDGSVFQYIAIHHDITDRKLAEEQLTHDAFYDNLTGLPNRALYLARIEQKIFTYNIKKDGYPILFCINIDNFKRINHSLGNEAGDKILIIFSQRLKQFSDKEAVITRLGADNFSILLNHLLSIEEAFDYAYRLLEYIGDPIPIGGYEIYLTASCGISAFGLGGKEADVLLRNAEIAMFHAKSQKVGTVAVFNQAMQEKIHFQLEIQNDLKKALTQNEISVFYQPILDLNTNKIGHWEALVRWRHPQRGMVSPAEFIPLAEDSGLIVPITRFVLEQTANVIEEVQTKKGYPISIAVNLSPQVFFDQNIFHWIVDLHKQRKIPYTSLQVEITESLAMKNLSETVPILSNLIDIGVKVALDDFGTGFSSLSYLEKLPLSILKIDKSFLNNVHVGSKESFLLISIINMAHDLGYSVVAEGVEELEQLELLKSYKCDEIQGYWLSKPIPFPEIMPFLDSFYKKEK; encoded by the coding sequence ATGGGAAGTCCAATCAGTGTTTTAATTCTAGAAAACGATTCCAATAGCGTTTTTGATATTATTCGTGAAATGAAATCCAATGGACTAAGTCCACTTTACAAAGTTGTCGAATCCTTTGGTTCTTTTGAATCAACTGTAATGGAAGAAGATTGGGATGCGATCATATGTAGCACACGAAAACCTTTTTATTTAGAAATTTCACTTTATCTAAAATACTTAAACGAAAAAAAAATCGATATTCCAGTTATCCTTTTATCTGACCCAGAGGACTTCCAAAAAAACTTACAGTATATGAAGTCTGGTGTCAATGATATCATAGATCGTAAAACATTACTTAGGTTAGCAGAAGTTTTAGAAAGAGAAAGAAGGGAATTGGTCTATCGGAAGGAAAAAAACACCACTGAAAGTTTTTTATTCCAATCTTTAAAAGAAATTCAATTACAAAAATTTGCATTAGACCAAGCCAACATTGTTTCGATCACGGATGCAAATGGAATCATCACATATGTGAATGAAGCATTTTCAAAATGTACAGGTTATTTAGTGACAGAATTACTTGGACAAAATCATAGAATTTTAAAAAGCCAAAACAAAACAAAAGACGAGTGGGAAAAAATTTGGGAAACCATTCATAAAGGTCACGTTTGGCGTGGTGAGATACTCAATACTAAAAAGGATGGAAGTGGATTTTGGGTTGATACAACAATTGTTCCTTTTATCGGAACGGATGGTTCGGTGTTCCAATACATTGCAATCCATCATGACATTACGGATCGAAAATTAGCAGAAGAACAACTGACACATGATGCATTTTATGATAATCTTACAGGATTACCCAATCGAGCATTGTATCTTGCAAGGATTGAACAAAAAATATTCACTTATAATATCAAAAAAGACGGATATCCAATCTTATTTTGTATCAATATAGACAATTTCAAACGCATCAACCATTCCCTTGGAAATGAAGCTGGTGATAAAATTTTGATTATATTTTCTCAGAGACTAAAACAGTTCTCTGATAAAGAAGCTGTTATCACCAGATTAGGTGCCGATAATTTTTCCATTTTACTCAATCATTTACTTTCAATTGAGGAAGCTTTTGATTATGCATACCGTTTGCTTGAATACATTGGCGATCCAATTCCAATTGGTGGATATGAAATTTATTTAACCGCTTCCTGTGGTATTTCAGCCTTTGGACTTGGTGGAAAAGAAGCTGATGTATTGCTGCGAAATGCTGAAATTGCAATGTTCCATGCAAAATCACAAAAAGTGGGCACGGTAGCTGTATTTAACCAAGCAATGCAGGAAAAAATTCACTTCCAACTAGAGATCCAAAATGATTTAAAAAAAGCCCTCACTCAAAATGAAATTTCTGTTTTTTACCAACCCATTTTAGATCTAAATACCAACAAAATTGGGCATTGGGAGGCACTCGTTAGGTGGCGTCATCCCCAAAGGGGAATGGTTTCCCCTGCAGAATTTATCCCACTTGCAGAAGATTCAGGTTTGATAGTACCCATTACACGATTTGTTTTAGAACAAACCGCAAATGTGATCGAAGAGGTACAAACTAAAAAAGGATATCCCATTTCAATTGCTGTAAATTTAAGCCCACAAGTTTTTTTTGATCAAAACATCTTTCATTGGATAGTCGACTTACACAAACAACGAAAGATACCATACACTTCACTCCAAGTGGAAATCACTGAAAGTTTGGCTATGAAAAATTTATCAGAGACTGTACCTATTTTATCAAACCTAATTGATATTGGTGTGAAAGTGGCTCTAGATGATTTCGGAACCGGGTTTTCTTCATTATCTTACTTAGAAAAACTCCCTTTATCTATTTTAAAAATTGATAAATCGTTTTTAAATAATGTTCACGTTGGATCAAAAGAAAGTTTTTTACTGATCTCCATTATCAATATGGCTCATGATTTGGGTTATTCGGTAGTCGCAGAAGGTGTCGAAGAGTTAGAACAACTAGAATTGTTGAAGTCATATAAATGTGATGAAATCCAAGGGTATTGGTTATCCAAACCTATCCCATTCCCAGAAATCATGCCATTCTTAGATTCATTTTATAAAAAGGAAAAGTAA
- a CDS encoding M48 family metallopeptidase, with amino-acid sequence MKHLQLISLVLFVLHCNTSPTGRKQIILVSDGEMNEMGTQAFDDLKSKTPIDTRNNTNAYVRCIVDSELGVTTDTTGVDSWEVIVFKDNTPNAFALPGGKIGVFTGMFSVAKNKDQLAAVIGHEIGHVIARHGNERVSQNQLASGSVKLLETLGKPTVAGALGMGAKLGVLLPFSRQHESEADLIGLEIMAKSGFDPRESVNLWKNMSALGGGKPTELLSTHPSDETRMKQLNQAMPKAMALYESALQSGKKPNCVM; translated from the coding sequence ATGAAACACTTACAATTGATAAGTTTAGTTCTTTTTGTATTACACTGTAATACATCACCAACTGGTAGAAAACAAATCATTTTAGTCAGTGATGGCGAAATGAATGAAATGGGAACTCAAGCTTTTGATGATTTAAAATCCAAAACTCCAATTGATACAAGAAATAACACCAATGCTTATGTAAGGTGTATTGTAGATTCAGAATTAGGTGTTACGACAGATACAACAGGTGTAGATTCTTGGGAAGTGATTGTGTTTAAGGACAATACACCCAATGCGTTTGCCTTACCTGGTGGAAAAATAGGTGTATTTACAGGAATGTTCTCTGTTGCAAAGAATAAAGACCAACTAGCAGCAGTAATAGGGCATGAAATTGGACATGTGATCGCAAGGCATGGAAACGAAAGGGTTTCCCAAAATCAATTGGCTTCTGGTTCCGTAAAACTACTTGAAACTCTGGGGAAACCAACAGTGGCAGGTGCACTTGGTATGGGAGCAAAACTTGGTGTTTTATTGCCATTTTCTAGACAACATGAGTCGGAAGCAGATTTAATTGGTTTAGAAATTATGGCAAAATCAGGATTTGATCCAAGAGAAAGTGTAAACCTATGGAAAAATATGAGTGCACTGGGTGGAGGGAAACCAACAGAACTTTTATCAACTCACCCTTCTGATGAAACTAGGATGAAACAATTAAACCAAGCCATGCCGAAGGCAATGGCATTGTATGAATCTGCATTACAATCTGGTAAAAAACCAAATTGTGTTATGTGA
- a CDS encoding MORN repeat-containing protein, whose amino-acid sequence MKNHWKTIFLTSFLLLFVSCASNDPKETTDSKNQDTKSNSRNVNMEDPEKGGKKFGCIEGNCVNGVGKYVYDNGDIYTGSFKNDLRDGAGNFLYADGEKFNGTYVEDKKQGPGEYNFKNGDKYVGEFQNGQINGKGTYSFKDGKSVSGDFSSDGQEGIGVLIDDGKSRNCKITGRKLLCE is encoded by the coding sequence ATGAAGAATCACTGGAAAACCATTTTTTTGACTTCATTTTTATTATTATTTGTATCATGTGCATCCAATGATCCAAAAGAAACAACAGATTCCAAAAACCAGGATACAAAATCAAACTCACGTAATGTGAATATGGAAGACCCCGAAAAAGGTGGAAAAAAATTTGGATGTATCGAAGGAAATTGTGTCAATGGAGTTGGTAAATATGTTTATGATAATGGAGACATTTATACTGGTTCCTTCAAAAACGATTTAAGAGATGGTGCAGGTAACTTTCTCTATGCGGATGGTGAAAAATTCAATGGGACTTATGTAGAAGATAAAAAACAAGGCCCAGGTGAGTACAATTTCAAAAACGGTGATAAGTATGTTGGAGAATTCCAAAATGGCCAAATCAATGGAAAAGGAACTTATAGTTTCAAAGATGGGAAATCCGTTTCTGGTGATTTTTCCTCCGATGGCCAAGAAGGTATCGGAGTTTTAATCGATGATGGTAAATCTAGAAATTGTAAAATTACAGGAAGGAAGTTACTCTGTGAGTAA
- a CDS encoding ATP-dependent helicase, which yields MDQELNDAQRQVVLAKKGPILVVAGAGTGKTNTLVHKLAHLVKNGTNPESILLLTFTRRAAKEMLGRASSILDNRMMSVRGGTFHSFCHHFLRKFANVISLDSNFTILDEEDTIGFVGMAREQVVSTGTKVRFPKKETLAEIFSACFNLQISLEKYLQREYPMFLGITKEIQEIKTKFADLKAKHNSLDFDDLLEFTRKILVSDERIRQKMSSTYEYILVDEYQDTNKIQAHIACLLASIHQNILVVGDDAQCIYGFRGASVHNMLDFPKIFPNTQIIQLTKNYRSVQTVLNLANAVLEKSSENYKKNLIAATQKHALLPFLVTIESFEEEAEWMAGKILELYEECVPFSQIAVLFRSGYSSHLLEVQLNAKKIPYRKFGGKRFLDLAHVKDVIAYLKVVENPRDILSWNRILLLEEQIGKKYSQILYKRLESNQFQWKNDANFFLGLPENTKQSFSKLMDCLDKLSPYQQSTNQILESILSHYIKVLEDNYDDSEKRKQDLDSLLLLSKNETKLSDYLSNLILNPVEGKEIGNSDELKDEYLTLSTIHSAKGLEWKVVFTMQVVEGNLPNHRIRTIEELEEERRLFYVAVTRAKDLLFLTHPAFNDKNRFTSVSRFISDLDKELKLYETLEPKNNNNSENNGNDQENNPPSSSFQNIQNYFLN from the coding sequence GTGGACCAGGAACTGAATGATGCCCAAAGACAAGTGGTTTTGGCCAAGAAAGGCCCGATTTTAGTGGTTGCTGGGGCAGGGACCGGAAAAACCAATACCCTCGTCCATAAATTGGCCCATTTGGTAAAAAATGGTACAAATCCTGAATCTATCCTTTTGCTTACCTTCACAAGGCGTGCTGCAAAAGAAATGTTGGGTCGTGCTTCTAGTATTTTGGACAACCGTATGATGTCTGTTCGAGGGGGAACCTTTCATTCCTTCTGCCATCATTTTTTACGTAAGTTTGCAAACGTTATCTCATTAGATTCGAATTTTACGATATTGGATGAGGAAGACACAATTGGATTTGTCGGTATGGCGAGAGAACAGGTTGTCTCAACAGGAACAAAAGTTCGGTTTCCCAAAAAAGAAACACTCGCTGAAATTTTTTCTGCTTGTTTCAATTTGCAAATTTCATTAGAAAAATACCTGCAAAGAGAATATCCTATGTTTCTTGGTATCACAAAAGAAATCCAAGAAATCAAAACTAAATTTGCCGATCTCAAAGCTAAACATAACTCACTCGATTTTGACGATTTATTAGAATTCACTCGCAAAATTCTTGTCTCGGATGAAAGAATTCGACAAAAAATGTCCTCCACTTATGAATATATACTGGTAGATGAATACCAAGATACAAACAAAATACAAGCGCATATCGCTTGTTTACTGGCAAGTATCCACCAAAATATCTTAGTTGTAGGTGATGATGCACAGTGTATTTACGGATTTCGTGGAGCAAGTGTTCATAACATGTTGGACTTTCCAAAAATTTTTCCAAATACGCAAATCATCCAACTCACAAAAAACTACCGAAGTGTCCAAACTGTTCTCAACCTTGCGAATGCAGTATTAGAAAAAAGTTCTGAAAATTATAAAAAGAATTTAATTGCAGCCACACAAAAACATGCATTACTACCATTTTTGGTAACAATAGAGTCATTTGAGGAAGAAGCTGAATGGATGGCAGGAAAAATTTTGGAACTTTATGAAGAATGTGTCCCCTTTTCACAAATAGCTGTCCTATTTCGTTCTGGATATTCCTCCCATTTATTAGAAGTGCAATTAAATGCGAAAAAAATCCCCTATCGTAAGTTTGGTGGGAAACGATTTTTGGATTTGGCACATGTAAAAGATGTAATTGCGTATTTAAAAGTTGTTGAGAATCCAAGAGACATTCTTTCATGGAATCGAATATTATTATTAGAGGAACAAATTGGTAAAAAATATTCCCAAATCCTTTATAAACGATTGGAATCGAACCAATTCCAATGGAAAAACGATGCTAATTTTTTCCTTGGATTACCAGAAAATACAAAACAATCTTTTTCAAAACTCATGGACTGTTTAGACAAACTTTCCCCTTACCAACAATCCACTAATCAGATATTAGAATCCATTTTATCTCATTATATAAAAGTGTTAGAAGATAACTATGATGATTCCGAAAAAAGGAAACAAGATTTGGATTCTCTTTTACTTCTATCAAAAAATGAAACTAAGTTGTCAGATTATCTTTCCAATCTAATCCTAAATCCTGTGGAAGGGAAAGAAATTGGAAACTCTGATGAATTAAAAGATGAATATTTGACATTATCTACAATCCATTCTGCCAAAGGATTAGAATGGAAAGTTGTATTTACAATGCAGGTGGTTGAAGGTAATTTACCTAACCATCGCATCCGTACAATAGAAGAACTCGAAGAAGAAAGGCGTTTGTTTTATGTGGCAGTTACGAGAGCAAAAGACCTACTTTTTCTAACACATCCGGCATTTAATGACAAAAACCGTTTTACTTCGGTTAGTCGATTTATTTCAGATTTGGACAAAGAATTGAAATTGTATGAAACTTTAGAACCAAAAAACAATAACAATTCTGAAAATAATGGAAATGACCAGGAAAACAATCCACCTAGTTCTTCCTTTCAGAATATCCAAAATTACTTTTTGAATTGA
- a CDS encoding response regulator — MTSIVENQKETDVKKILVVEDERIIAINICSTLKQYGYNATYVSEANDAIEQIESEHFDLVLMDIMLNGPMDGIEIAGKIKRSKEIPVIYLTAYSDEATINRAKTTEPFGYLIKPFNSRDLYISVEMAIYKSQVQKHIRIVESRLAENQKWETIALVASGISHEINNPLTSILNLADLILLEAKKTSNPSLKEKAEKITEESERIAKIVKNLVSYSQSTSSQWTYSNLVSILNDTRSFLHQYFLKEGIQCELEMGDVPHVYCQPQKIKQVLLNLIQDARLRVNTREDSIGRKISVSLSVIGEEGKEFVKIQIKDNGAEDLMMGISQMNSLDVTRSIIAEHKGNLTRDEEYSSWVFTLPIVKPV, encoded by the coding sequence ATGACATCTATTGTGGAAAATCAAAAAGAAACTGATGTAAAAAAAATCCTAGTTGTCGAAGACGAAAGGATCATTGCGATCAATATTTGTTCAACCTTAAAACAATACGGTTACAATGCTACTTATGTATCGGAAGCAAATGATGCGATTGAACAAATTGAATCCGAACACTTTGACCTAGTTCTCATGGACATTATGTTGAATGGCCCGATGGATGGAATTGAAATTGCCGGTAAAATCAAAAGAAGTAAGGAAATTCCAGTCATTTACCTCACTGCTTATTCTGATGAAGCCACAATCAATCGTGCTAAAACCACTGAACCATTTGGTTATTTGATCAAACCATTTAATAGTCGGGATTTATATATTTCTGTGGAAATGGCAATTTATAAATCACAAGTACAAAAGCACATCCGAATTGTGGAAAGTCGATTGGCTGAAAACCAAAAATGGGAAACCATCGCACTTGTTGCTTCCGGCATTTCGCACGAAATTAATAATCCTCTTACATCCATACTCAATTTAGCGGACCTTATCCTTTTAGAGGCAAAAAAAACATCTAATCCAAGCTTAAAGGAAAAAGCTGAAAAAATTACAGAAGAATCAGAACGAATCGCTAAGATTGTGAAAAACTTAGTTTCGTATTCACAATCAACTAGCTCCCAATGGACGTATTCCAATTTAGTTAGCATTTTAAATGATACACGTTCCTTCCTCCACCAATACTTTTTAAAAGAAGGAATCCAATGTGAGTTGGAAATGGGAGACGTCCCTCATGTGTATTGCCAACCTCAAAAAATCAAACAAGTCCTTCTCAACTTAATCCAAGACGCAAGGTTACGAGTGAATACTAGAGAAGATTCCATAGGCAGGAAAATTTCTGTTTCGCTGTCAGTGATCGGTGAGGAAGGAAAAGAATTTGTCAAAATTCAAATCAAAGACAATGGTGCGGAAGATTTGATGATGGGAATATCTCAAATGAATTCTTTAGATGTCACACGTAGCATTATTGCCGAACACAAAGGTAACCTAACACGTGATGAAGAGTACTCTTCTTGGGTGTTTACCTTACCCATTGTAAAACCTGTTTGA
- a CDS encoding LPS-assembly protein LptD encodes MEILAQDTNGLKLLFPDQSLPTKNQQEEERKQTTTQIQRGIVRKSVDGMTDREVDDNLRNLGLNPTGTIYTKRERLREALVPPEEVPLTPESLLASQPKKGPPIQIQNAAEGQLMNIDKTKGGVLVLRGKVRVKIKAGELIADSVSIDANRQEIYAEGGVEYKDGNAKVIGDRMIYDLKLNQGVVYNSKLSMFPSHFIGQKIKRLDEKRYLLEMGYFTACNAELPHESFQAKRIVIHDDRTVVAQWVSYKVGGTTLFMLPFLYNSESGNGVTTQFGKNNTQGWFWQNSYQWSDSYPNSLFLANGYKFRFDMYEKTGQAAQLEMWKVSPILNYNINLGYANYKNTAITPVYEDRFKNGGIGSVAVTNNVDRGELFPNTSLPYRNTGVNYDPWWKADLRLNAKFNDFSKDYTRNFQLQYENYSNRLFDYEFGNRYQPSNSLQSLYTYRDVRFGLIRNLLNWNFNYTENRGDLSVGISMSRTLIYQIQANQFFAAQDTLPAVTIRNSSNIGLIPGTASPVYWDLLFQTNINRIYGPPQQKLNPTTGVVDPRSQYQDYVLRSQTNVVGETGFRSPIAMGAYMSFTPSVYMGATKQSVEFPGTGSELNGPDRDVNKAYATLLKQQSYQYVRQSHTVRMGIPEIFLSTTYRRLDADKAEAKDPILGNLRQHEAEFSLESYALNDWDISVRTIRDLRQFSSSYNPGLTNMQRWYYTVVRIGGFFDFVDGFTTRRPSLLERKRNFYSGIFINNDYVHHTPQNRSLSNNLTVSYKMGGFSWPIIRAFRSLEIGSTWYHVYKDSFLDSYRFFFKTDVKVTRYTGLELELDSRVTEPWRLTALAQGQFYALNTSPELYTAQTGTNYDQTTIWEDLASGTGAKGQTERQKTVFNINRFMMTFKMDLHNWEYRLGYSMNLRALPGGLALNNQLTFYDQSVYLSVNLTNFSFGDSASAQATRVRLYRFRKRPLDGTSTDLTD; translated from the coding sequence ATGGAAATTCTGGCACAGGATACTAATGGCTTAAAACTGCTATTCCCTGACCAATCCTTACCAACGAAAAACCAACAAGAAGAAGAAAGAAAACAGACAACAACTCAAATCCAAAGAGGCATTGTTCGCAAATCTGTTGATGGCATGACGGACCGAGAAGTTGACGATAACTTAAGAAATTTAGGTTTGAATCCTACAGGAACAATTTATACCAAACGGGAACGATTACGGGAAGCACTTGTGCCTCCTGAAGAGGTTCCACTCACACCCGAATCTTTACTTGCCTCACAACCCAAAAAAGGCCCACCCATTCAAATCCAGAATGCTGCTGAGGGTCAACTCATGAACATCGACAAAACAAAAGGTGGAGTCCTTGTTTTAAGAGGGAAGGTGCGTGTTAAAATCAAAGCAGGGGAATTGATTGCTGATTCTGTTTCCATCGACGCAAATCGACAAGAAATTTATGCAGAAGGGGGAGTGGAATACAAAGACGGAAATGCCAAGGTGATTGGAGATCGTATGATCTATGATCTAAAATTAAACCAAGGTGTTGTATACAATTCTAAGTTAAGTATGTTTCCTTCCCACTTCATTGGTCAAAAGATCAAACGATTGGATGAAAAACGATACCTATTAGAAATGGGTTACTTTACTGCATGTAATGCGGAACTCCCACACGAATCTTTCCAAGCCAAACGCATTGTCATCCATGATGATCGAACGGTAGTAGCGCAGTGGGTTTCTTATAAAGTTGGTGGCACAACTCTTTTTATGTTACCGTTTTTGTACAATTCAGAATCTGGTAATGGTGTTACCACACAGTTTGGTAAAAATAACACACAAGGTTGGTTTTGGCAAAACTCTTACCAATGGTCAGATTCTTATCCAAATAGTTTATTCTTAGCAAACGGATATAAATTTCGTTTTGATATGTATGAAAAAACGGGCCAAGCTGCTCAGTTAGAGATGTGGAAAGTTTCACCCATTCTCAATTATAATATCAACTTAGGTTATGCTAATTATAAAAACACAGCTATCACTCCTGTTTATGAAGATCGTTTCAAAAATGGTGGAATTGGATCAGTTGCAGTAACCAATAACGTAGATCGGGGAGAATTATTTCCGAATACAAGTCTTCCTTATCGTAATACGGGTGTTAACTATGACCCTTGGTGGAAAGCTGATTTACGGTTAAATGCTAAATTTAATGATTTTTCAAAAGATTACACTAGAAACTTTCAATTACAATACGAAAATTATAGTAACAGATTGTTTGATTATGAATTTGGAAATCGATACCAACCTTCTAATTCTTTACAATCATTGTATACATACCGTGATGTACGTTTTGGACTTATCAGAAACCTTCTAAACTGGAACTTCAATTATACAGAAAATAGAGGGGATTTGAGTGTTGGTATTTCCATGAGTCGAACCCTCATTTACCAAATCCAAGCAAATCAATTCTTTGCAGCACAAGATACATTACCAGCTGTCACCATTCGGAATTCCAGTAATATTGGATTAATCCCAGGAACTGCTAGCCCTGTTTATTGGGATTTGTTGTTCCAAACAAACATCAATCGAATTTACGGGCCACCACAACAAAAGTTAAATCCAACCACAGGTGTAGTGGATCCAAGAAGCCAATACCAAGATTATGTATTAAGGTCACAAACGAATGTGGTAGGAGAAACAGGGTTTCGTTCCCCAATTGCGATGGGAGCATACATGTCGTTTACTCCATCCGTTTATATGGGAGCCACAAAACAATCTGTTGAATTCCCTGGAACAGGAAGTGAGTTAAACGGACCAGACCGCGATGTAAACAAAGCATACGCAACTTTACTCAAACAACAATCGTATCAATATGTAAGACAATCTCATACAGTTCGTATGGGAATTCCAGAAATTTTCCTTTCAACCACTTATCGCAGATTAGATGCAGATAAAGCAGAAGCAAAAGATCCAATTTTGGGTAATTTACGCCAACACGAGGCTGAATTTTCATTAGAAAGTTATGCCTTAAATGATTGGGATATTTCAGTTCGGACCATCAGGGACTTACGTCAGTTTTCATCTTCTTATAACCCTGGTCTTACCAATATGCAACGTTGGTACTATACAGTTGTTAGGATTGGTGGTTTTTTTGATTTTGTGGATGGGTTCACAACGAGAAGACCAAGTTTGTTAGAGCGAAAACGAAACTTTTATTCCGGTATTTTTATCAATAATGATTATGTTCATCATACTCCACAAAATCGATCTCTATCTAACAACCTAACTGTATCGTATAAAATGGGAGGATTTTCTTGGCCCATCATTCGAGCATTCCGCAGTTTGGAAATTGGTTCAACTTGGTACCATGTTTACAAAGATAGTTTTTTAGATAGTTACCGATTCTTTTTCAAAACAGATGTGAAAGTAACTCGTTACACAGGACTCGAATTGGAATTAGATTCCAGAGTAACTGAACCTTGGCGCCTAACTGCACTTGCACAAGGTCAGTTTTATGCATTAAATACAAGTCCTGAACTGTATACTGCACAAACTGGAACCAATTATGACCAAACGACTATCTGGGAAGATTTGGCATCAGGAACCGGAGCTAAAGGACAAACGGAGAGACAAAAAACTGTTTTTAATATCAACAGGTTTATGATGACGTTTAAGATGGACCTTCATAATTGGGAGTATCGATTGGGATATAGTATGAACCTTCGTGCTTTACCGGGAGGTCTTGCTCTCAACAACCAATTAACTTTTTACGATCAATCCGTATATTTATCTGTAAATTTAACAAATTTCAGTTTTGGAGATTCAGCATCTGCCCAAGCAACAAGGGTAAGATTGTATCGATTCAGAAAACGTCCATTAGATGGGACTTCGACAGATTTAACAGATTAA
- a CDS encoding undecaprenyl-phosphate glucose phosphotransferase, producing MLKERSQSFKLLFLVTDFFIGLASFLTAYVVRYYLSPDSSFQIQTIDPVNYLILGIVLGFSQVVSFLSIDLYHPRRGLSFSDELFAIISGVILNLLVVLSLLFFFRGESFSRLVIGYFAICTVILTSFSHFVLRSLMQYLRSKGYNLKSVLIIGTGKSAINFSKTLQKHSIYGYTVKGFVAGKKNLSPKQIQTVTSTTKLENFVEQNQIDLIVYALSHEEGDSLKEVIDIADFHGIDLKVIPSYEEIVTAKGRVEVLDGIPIISIRNIPLRLGYNLVLKRSFDILFSLFFILLFSPFYLLIALLVKLTSKGPIFYKQERVGLDNKVFGMIKFRSMVVQAKEKSDTLWTVKDDPRVTPVGSILRKLSLDETPQFFNVLLGDMSVVGPRPERPFYVEKFRNEHHQYMRRHAAKAGITGWAQVQGYRGDTSIEKRIEADIFYIENWSLLLDIKIILLTPLKAIIDRNAY from the coding sequence ATGCTAAAAGAAAGAAGCCAATCATTCAAATTACTATTTTTAGTTACTGATTTTTTTATAGGCTTAGCTAGTTTTTTAACAGCTTATGTAGTTAGGTATTATTTATCTCCAGATTCTAGTTTTCAAATCCAAACAATTGATCCTGTCAATTATTTGATCCTGGGAATAGTGCTTGGATTTTCCCAAGTCGTTTCCTTTTTATCCATCGATTTATACCACCCAAGAAGAGGTTTATCTTTTTCAGATGAACTTTTTGCCATCATCTCAGGAGTGATCCTCAATCTTCTAGTTGTATTATCTCTTCTCTTTTTCTTTCGTGGAGAAAGTTTTTCTCGATTGGTGATCGGTTACTTTGCAATTTGTACGGTAATCCTCACTTCCTTTTCTCATTTTGTTCTCAGATCACTCATGCAGTATCTAAGGAGCAAGGGTTATAATTTAAAGTCAGTTCTCATCATTGGAACTGGTAAATCAGCCATTAACTTTTCTAAAACATTACAAAAACATTCTATTTATGGATATACTGTCAAAGGGTTTGTGGCTGGTAAAAAAAATCTTTCCCCAAAACAAATTCAAACTGTCACATCGACAACCAAGTTAGAAAATTTTGTAGAGCAAAACCAAATTGATTTAATTGTTTATGCACTTTCACACGAAGAAGGGGATTCCTTAAAGGAAGTGATCGATATTGCTGATTTTCATGGTATCGATTTAAAGGTAATTCCCAGTTACGAAGAGATTGTCACTGCCAAAGGTAGAGTGGAAGTGTTAGATGGGATTCCCATTATTTCCATTCGTAACATTCCACTACGATTAGGATATAATTTGGTTTTAAAGAGAAGCTTTGATATCCTGTTTTCGCTATTTTTTATCCTTTTGTTTAGTCCATTCTATCTCTTAATTGCATTACTTGTGAAATTGACAAGCAAAGGTCCTATCTTTTATAAGCAAGAAAGAGTTGGTCTTGACAACAAAGTTTTTGGAATGATCAAATTTCGTTCCATGGTTGTCCAAGCCAAAGAAAAATCTGATACATTATGGACTGTTAAAGATGATCCAAGGGTAACACCAGTTGGATCTATCCTACGTAAATTATCTTTGGATGAAACACCACAATTTTTCAATGTATTACTTGGTGATATGTCAGTTGTTGGACCTAGACCAGAAAGACCGTTTTATGTGGAAAAGTTCAGAAACGAACACCACCAATATATGCGTCGTCATGCGGCAAAAGCTGGGATCACGGGTTGGGCACAAGTACAAGGATATAGAGGAGACACCTCTATTGAAAAAAGAATCGAAGCAGATATTTTTTACATCGAAAACTGGTCTTTACTTTTGGATATAAAAATCATTTTACTCACACCTTTAAAAGCGATTATAGATAGGAATGCATACTGA